A portion of the Lolium rigidum isolate FL_2022 chromosome 1, APGP_CSIRO_Lrig_0.1, whole genome shotgun sequence genome contains these proteins:
- the LOC124683492 gene encoding cold-regulated protein 27-like codes for MQCASARYVHTVVRGNQISDLVSAGWTDETHTLYIRSMEASFMDQLYNHGRKANYKDSTFQQTNACAPDRGKCHLPASPWIRHFRPRECSSNTGGGGEEISVGDQESGVRTVHGRTSLLHGRELGTCKAENLLAENAEVSDQNFADDEGVVDAESSKACKKRRLSNTYTYCD; via the exons atgcagtgTGCTTCTGCTCGTTATGTGCATACAGTTGTACGA GGTAATCAGATTTCAGACTTGGTGTCAGCAGGCTGGACAGATGAGACGCACACGCTTTACATAAGGTCCATGGAAGCTTCTTTCATGGATCAACTCTACAATCATGGACGCAAAGCGAACTACAAGGATTCGACATTTCAGCAGACCAATGCTTGTGCTCCAGACCGTGGCAAATGCCACCTGCCTGCGAGCCCGTGGATTCGACATTTCAGACCACGTGAATGCAGCAGTAATACAGGAGGTGGTGGCGAAGAAATTTCAGTGGGTGATCAGGAATCGGGTGTCCGAACTGTCCATGGGAGGACTTCGCTGTTGCATGGAAGGGAATTGGGAACTTGCAAGGCAGAAAACCTTCTCGCTGAAAATGCAG AGGTCTCTGATCAGAACTTTGCTGATGATGAGGGGGTAGTTGATGCAGAATCAAGTAAGGCATGCAAGAAAAGGAGATTAAGCAATACTTACACGTACTGCGACTGA